The genomic DNA ggggccaagaggccccgagcccacatactacctctaaggcccagcaaccacccagccctatggtcccagacaggccattcaatcccagccccttggaagaagtaaaaaagaaaatgtgttatatctgaccactctccccccatggtccatcctctcctccatcactcacatcacccccttcctcctgtccccgccctccttcttactccagatgcctataccccattgagtatatatatgctgtttcctctcctagccacctctgatgagagtgaagattccttcattgccccttgccttccccccttccatatcattgcaatagctcattgtaataaagaaaaatcttatatgaaatatcttagcctattccacctctcctttcttttactcccagtacatttcccttttagccattgactccatttttacaatatatcttcaaattcagctctctcctgtgcttcatctataaaagctccttctacctgctctattaaatgagaagtttctcatgagtattatcagtatcaattttctatgcaggaatacatgcagttcatcatcattaagtccctcatatttcccccctctcctccactctgcttcacctgagtcctgtatttgaagatcagactctgttcagctctggccattccaacaggatcatttgaaattccccccggttcattcaaagtccatctttttcccctggaagaggacattcagttttgctgggtagttgattcttggttgcattctaagctcttttgccttctggaatattatattccaagccctatgagcctttaatgtagttgttgctaagtcctgtgtgatcctgactgcagctccatgatatttgaattgtgtccttctggctgcttgtaatattttctctttgacttgggagttctggaacttggctataatattcctggagacatcaaggctcttttcctgatcatgactttcagggagcccaataatttttaaattacctttcctgaatctgttgtccagatcagttgttttctcaatatttcacattttcttctaagttttcattcttttggttttgaagtattgtgtcttgacttctcataaagtcagcagcttcctttagttacagtctacatctgaaggatttgttttcctcagagagctttcttatctatttttccatctggccaaatctgctttttaaagcattcttctcaataactttttgaactgttttatgcatttgaccaATGCTggttttaatatgttattttcttcagcattttttttggatctccttgactaagctgctgacttttcttttttagatttttttttccaaggcaatggggttaagtggcttgcccaaggccacacagctaggtaattattaagtgtctgaggccagatttgaacccaggtactcctgactccaagtccagtgctctatccactgtgccacctagccacccttgctgacttctttttcatgtttttcctgcatctctcatcttcagactgagtattttgatccttcttgggatcataaacaatatatttctcaatggtgtccatcttttttctgtttactcatttccccagcctgtgcctgcttTTGGGGTACTTCCCAAATTCTTGAGTATTGggacccctcccccccccccacacacaaggatcttggtgtgtgaagctctgtcttccctccttgtttgtgaatgaccacaagtgcactcctctgccacagggctgaggtggccctgctgttctatggggagcctagactgtgatcaggatctcaATGTGTTCAGTGccacagtcctgttccaggtacagaggacaaatctctgaagtgtctctccactcccctccctttggTAAGCTAAGCACTCAAGGCTGTTGCCccggggggctcctgcttacaggctccacctacTTTGGTTTCCCAGATCTGGGCTGCTGGGACCAAGCAGtttgctgagtgccctgaaggctgggttTCACATGCtacctctggcagaggtcccccccaccactatcttccaagttgtgcccggtgctgccccgggtataggtcaggaaactgccccagctgctgggagccatggctcccagcaccctggggctgcctcagggaggctgaagttccttcactctgaggaccgcccctctaaccccgtgacacagagcctttccactattttccaggttaccttggcctggagaattgcctcactggatccctctgtgggttctgtctcttgaaaatttagttaagactccttattttatgagttttgagagagcacctaagacaagcTCTTACGTTGCCATCTTCGACTATATATGTTTAtaacaaggattttgtttttcttgttttctctctgGGGAGCAGATGGAAGAGAATAGCTGAATTTTGTTTAGAAAGTCAGGGGATGGTGAGAATAAGTCTTGGAAAAGGATCTATTGACTTTTACAGTATTATTTACAATATTCCCCCTAGGCATGAAGATAAAActaaaggggagtggggaaaatggTCCCTAAGGATGGTAACCTAAGCAGATAAATATATTGTAGCCCCTAGTTTTCTCTTCATCCATCTCCAACTGTTTTCCACTtggaaaagcaaaaagagaaagtACATGAAGGCAACCCAGCAAAATGATCTTTAACTCCTCCCTTTACAtttagtttaatcttattgaaccAGGTAATAAAAGAGGAGCTCAGATTTGACACTCCAAGCAAGAGATCATTATCACAACTAAGGATCTCTTCTGGGTTTTTCAGGTATAGCTATAtgctttaaatgaaaaaaaaaaaaaatatccctgAGAAGAATGCCCCTCTCTTCCACAAAGAAACTAAGGTAGATGAGACATTCTTCAATAAAATTAGAACTTGAGTCTCTTGACTCACTCAAGCTTTACTCCCCAAACCACATTAGTTATATGTTAAGCTGGGAGTGGTTAGAATTGGTGCCTCTGGAAGGCACCAATGATTGGTAGCTATATGACACTTTGTCCATAAACTGGTAAAGATTCTACTTTGGGGACTTCTTTACTTCATAAATTGACAAGCTGGGGCCTGGTTAAGTCAGTCACCTCTGAGTCATACAATTTCTaggtcagtctttttttttagattcttgcTCAATGTTGTTTCTTTCCCAAAATCactaaaaggcagaaataatctACTTTCATAGAAAAGCTATTAGTTTGGTTTTGTCTCTTAGCTTTCCTTTAGATTCCCCCCCAAAAATTCTGATATCATTTTCTGCCGAATGCCAAAGCAATTAAATACTTCTTTTGTAATGCTAGGATTCAAAGTTTACCTCTAATTACAACTCTCCTCCAGGAACAGCTTTGTAAACACATTAAGTAGGCCATGCTGCTGCTGTTTCAAGCAGTTAAATCACAGTATTGCTGTAGACGAGTCATAAAGTAGCTTTTATTGGCATATCCTGTGAGAAGATGTAGAAATTTCTGAGCAAAGTTGTCTACCTCAGCAAAGAATTTCATATAACTTGTTAACACATCAGAACTTTTCATATCCCACAGAGATGCAGCCAGGTCAACAAGCCTTGTTAACAAGTTCCACTGGACCCAAAAGACAGATCCTATAAGTCTGTCCTTGTATGTTAATGGCTACAGAGGCAGTTGTTTTTTATCTAGAGTTCAAGCCGTCTTTTGAAAGAACCCGACTCCAATATGTTCCCAATCAGGAACAGGATGTCTCTCAGTTTCTTAGGCACATCTCCATTGTCTCCTGACTTTAGAGTATGTGATCATCAGGATGGTAGAGTTCACTCATGAGGCGGTAAATATAGGAGGGAGCATTCCCACCAATGTTGGAGATAAAGAGGGTGATAAGCTCTGGTGGAACATAGTCAAAAACAGGACAATGAACACTGACTTTCTCCAAAATGTCCCCTGAAAGGCAATAAGAATAAATGTAAGAAACACTGTCTAGCTCAGCTactctgattaatacaatgatccaaaaaaaaaaaaaccttatcccCTTTCggagaaaaaaactgatgaactctgagtagaAAGTGAAGGGtagttctctcattttatttttcctagtctTTTTTGGGAAGTACAATATAGCTCATGTAAAAATGTTTGgcatgatttcacatgaataattgatatcacattgcataccttctcagtgggtgggggaagaacaggaggaagggagagaatttgtaactcaaaaaaatcttcaagtataaaaataagaaatactgACTAAGACTCAAGCAACAGAAATTAGgaagaataattattattaaagacAACAAAAAGAGGAGTGTGAAATGTTTAACTAAACCTAAATAGTAGGATGATAGTACTAAGTTCTGTGCTTTGAAGCAATGAACATTAATTGCTGCTGGAGAGGTTGCAAGGTCCTGACTCAAAAGAATTAAGCTGTTCAGTTctaagaaagatagaaaagggaCCCAACAAGGCATTAGGTAGACAGATTCATAAAGAGAAATGATTCAAAATAACCCCCCCACAAGAATTAAAATTGAGCTTCAAAGACACAAAGATATTTATTGTACttcatgcaattcttttttttttttaggtttttgcaaggcagtggggttaagtggcttgcccaaggccacacagctaggcaattattaagtgtctgaggtcacatttgaactcaagtcctcctgactccagggctggtgctctattcattgcaccacctagtcaccccacttCATGCAATTCTTAACTTATCTTTTCCATAGATACTCTATAGCCATTCCTTAGCTGTAATAAAGTATAGCAGTTCATTTGAAACCTCCCATCTAGTCATTTTTACCTCCATCATGTCAGCTAAAAGCTCAATTAGcctaaaataaattgaatgttttAAAGCTATAAAGTCCTCAAATGAGCTAGAGTCACAGTCACTAGGAAAAAATTATTCCTCTGCTTCATTTCTCCTGGTCTTCACTGAAGGTAGTGATGATGTAATCTATTACTATTTCTGTATGACAGGGAACCCCAAATCTTTATTGCAACCCAGTCCCATATTATCCTATAAAtcaactttaaaaacaaaactgtaCCCTCTGTGAATGGCAAAACTTCTTCAGGAGCGACAAATTTGTGGAATGAatcttcttcatttggaaactacaaaaaaagttataaaaagaaaagatataaattaaACAACTTTCTTGTAGGCATGCTCTCAGTCTCTCAATTAGGAAGTGGCCCTACCACTAGGACCAGAGGAAAAGAACAACTCTTACCTGTGGTGAAAGCTTAAACATGGGTGCACAAACAATGAGCGGAGTAGAGTGGTGCTTAGCTGCAAGGGCCAGGGTGTGAGTTCCCGCCACTGCTCTCAGGGCACCATTGGCTAGGATGGTCTTTGTGCCAATAATCACCTTTGGAATGAAAAGAATGTGATGAGTTATTTTAGGGGATAGCAGGCTGGAAGAAGGAAGTAGTGGGACAAGGGAAGGGTTCAGAAAAAAGGTTGAGAACAAAATCTAATTTGGAATCAAAGCCCTGGAATATTCTAGATACAAGAAGGCAAGATAGAAAGAGGTCAGTTCCTGTAACTACTAAGAGCAAACTAGAATCCCTTTTCTCaaatgcctgttcatattctaGTTTTTACAGAAAATTGGGTGGAAAATGAGGTAAAAGGCCTCTTCAACTCTTGTGATGTTTTAATGATAGACAAGTTTTAGTCTCTTGATAGTAGATTGTGGAAGGGTTACTAATCTATTGTCTACCAGATCAAactgaaatataagaaaattccTAGATTTTCAAGGGCCTTAGTTTTTAAAAGATCAATCATTTacttcatcaatttttttctttaatacacacacacacacatatacacacagccACTTTTGGCCACATTCGCTACTTAGTAAGGTACAGAATTTTACTTCCTCTCAGTAGAagaggttagggttagggttagggttagggttcattTACCACATTTCACCTGCCCAGTTCTGAATGAAATTGAAGTCCCTTCTCTCCAGATACTGAAGGctctcatatatatacacacacacacacacacgtgtgtatatatatatatatgtgtgtgtatatatgtatatgtatatgtatatgtatatgtatatgtatatgtatatgtatatgtatatatcttgtttgttctATCTCCAGTCGTATATTCTGTTCACTGCTCTCTCAAATACTAGAGTCTAAGCAGGGCCACAGGGAATGGGAATGAAAATGAGGACAAGGGAAATGGAATTCCATAACTAGATCAACAGTCTGAACTTGTATCTtcaaataacttttctttttcccagaGATAACACTGGAAAGAATGATACTTTAGAAACCCACAGAAAAAGAATGCTCCTAATGTTAACAGCCAATATCTCTATGCTACCTTTCCATTTATACTCACTTTGTTGACTCTTGACATAACAGCAAAAATGGCAGCATCAGTCATAACAGTTGTTTCAATATCCTCCTTGGCCAAATTAACTGCCATTTTATGGCCCTGAATCAAGAAGGAGATACTGATGAGCCCTTGAGGAGATAAAGAGAGTGCTCTCTAATGTAATTTGGACTAATCTGTTCTAAAAGTTTTTTCCTGCTATAACAGTTCTTAGCATAAGTTCTGAACTCTGACAACAATGAGAAACTAGTAAACCCAGCATGTTCCTCCTTAGAGCAGCATAAAACTAGATGGTCTACTAGATGGAGTCCCTGGAGCTGGTTAGGTTGGCCCAGGTCACAATTCCACCTCAGATTCTGACAAATGTTCTGTATGCTCCTAGAAATCAAGGTCAGACCAAGTGTCAGTCATTTCTAAGGTTCCTTGCCCTATTTAGATCCCCGAAGAGGATATCATATActaatttagagttgaaaggaggTTGTTCATTCCAGTTgcttaatttttcagatgaagaaacagagggcCAAGAagactcccccccccaccaaggtAGTAAAAGCtgatatttgaatccagatcctttgaCACaaaggtcagtgctctttccactacatcatgTTGTCTCAACTCTTATGTCTTAAGTTCTTCAATTCATTATTGCTTTCTCAAACTAATCATCACATGGTGTTTTTGACTAGTCACATGATCTCACTTCTGGTGAGGAAAATCCCTCTTCTGATGCAGATGGAGGAATAAGACATATTAGTTTGTGGTTAATTTCACTAATATCCCACTATTTTTTCATCttagacaaccccccccccagtcaTCATCACTCCTTGCTTACCAATTCAGTCAGAATGGATCCAACCATCCCTTCCTTTACTACCTCCTCCCATCTTTGTCAGTTTTCTGGAGCTCTGTCAGTACCTGGCAGAAAGGAGCACATTCTGCCACAATAACGTGAAATTTCCGCTTTTGGGCAGCCACTTTGAGGAAGGCTTCGACGGTTCGGGAGTATCCTATGGTCATGATCACCTCGTTAGAATGAATGTGCTCCAGAGCTTGCATTGCTATGTTCTCAGTTGTCCCTtctgcaaagtcaatttacaagAAAAATAGATATAAGTTGGGAAGAAAGATTTGTGCTCTTCACACATCTCACCAGACTGTATTTTAAGGAAACTAGATCTCAAAGGCACCAcaccaaaaatgactgaaattaaATGTTACAAAAGCCAAATTTTTACTCTTAATCTCAAAAGTGTGGCTACCTTGCCCCTATGGTATCCTCTACAAAAACTCACACCAGTTTGAAAGCCCATGTGACTGTGGGAAATCTACTAGCTTTCTTTAGGGAAACTGGTTCTGAAGACTGACTATCCAATCATGAAAATTTTCAATCTGTCAAATTGAAAAttgctggaggagaaagtgaaatctCCCATTTAGGAGttcttttttcaaaagaaactacaAGTCAAGTAACACTGAATTCCAGACAAGAGAttccaatgaaaaaaaaaatgagcagaaagACTAAAAGTAAAAGCACATAAAAATGAGATCCTAAGGGGCACTGTTATTTCCCTGATAAACTGTATATTCCCAGAGACCAACTAAAGTGAAGCAACATCACAAAACAGTATCAAaggaataatagcaataattcaAGATAGCATTATACTTGGTTTATAAAGCGATTTACaaaaattctcttatttgatcttcatcaCAACTGTGAGATGTTATAATCATCGTTATTTTATAAAAGACACCTACTGTGAGAAATTAACTGCCTTGTtcatggtcacagagctagtaaataactaaggcaggattcaagctcaggtttttctgactcaaaAGTCCAGCACTCCATCCCTTACACCATATAGCTGGCTCTAAGACCAGAGACCTACCAACCATGGTTTTGAGTATTTTTCTCACATGTAAATTCAAAGTACAACATcatactgaatttattttttttttaaggtttttgcaaggcaaatggggttaagtggcttgcccaaggccacacagctaggtaattattaggtgtctgaagccagattttatctcaggtactcccgactccagggccggtgctctatccactgtgccacctagctgcccctgaatttattttttatttattgactgtgatttatttatttattttattattgatgttttatttattgataatttattttttaggtttttttttaaaaaaggcaatggggttaagtgacttgcccaaggtcacacagctaggtaattattatgtgtcttaggtcacatttgaacttaggtcttcttgactccagggccagtgctctctatccactatggcacctggctgccccaataatttatttttgataaaatCTTTTACTATTTATTACTGATATGAGTTAATTTATTTACCTCTCTACTTATGTGGACACAATTCAGGAATCTGAATTCTATAAGTTTATTATTAGTCTGTAATGCAAAATACACAGTGGCAACCAAACCTACCATGTGTCTTAATCCTTTCCTCTTAGCAAAAAACATGGGAGTTGTTTAGAAAAAATCTCAACCTAGATTATTTTCTATCTATGCTGCTGGACAACCATAAATACCTTTTCCTTTATTTGGGGAGATCTACTAATTAGCCATGGACCAGCTTATTCACTTACCCAGCTCTATCAACAGCTCATTAATAACTTCAATGATATTGGCTCGGAGTTGGGCATAATGAAGACTAAAATCTTCATTCAGGCCTCCAGCTGTCAAGAGCTTATGTAAGGACTCCTGTTGATCACTCTCATCACTTCGTCCATGGAGTCTAAGGACATAAGACTCATCATCAGAGGGATAGGTAAAGAGAAAAGGGGGGTGATAAGTGTCAAACGTTGTAAcaacatataataatataatatgtacTAATATATGACAATAAACAATAATGTGacaaataataacataataactGTAACGATTGTCCAAATTCCTCAAATTTAt from Macrotis lagotis isolate mMagLag1 chromosome 4, bilby.v1.9.chrom.fasta, whole genome shotgun sequence includes the following:
- the EIF2B2 gene encoding translation initiation factor eIF2B subunit beta, with the translated sequence MPGASDKGSELSEQIESFVEALKRGGGRRSSEDMARETVGLLRRIVAHGRWSNAGELMELIRKEGRRMTAAQPSETTVGNMVRRVLKVIREEYGRLHGRSDESDQQESLHKLLTAGGLNEDFSLHYAQLRANIIEVINELLIELEGTTENIAMQALEHIHSNEVIMTIGYSRTVEAFLKVAAQKRKFHVIVAECAPFCQGHKMAVNLAKEDIETTVMTDAAIFAVMSRVNKVIIGTKTILANGALRAVAGTHTLALAAKHHSTPLIVCAPMFKLSPQFPNEEDSFHKFVAPEEVLPFTEGDILEKVSVHCPVFDYVPPELITLFISNIGGNAPSYIYRLMSELYHPDDHIL